The following are from one region of the Rattus rattus isolate New Zealand chromosome 13, Rrattus_CSIRO_v1, whole genome shotgun sequence genome:
- the LOC116914947 gene encoding ral guanine nucleotide dissociation stimulator-like, protein MFSCCLQTTRGSGVKKDKTSHHDGVWRHRLQSCLKNLWPFSKRGNNLTKASQGMAHTDLMELRRESCTRAQTVVEQMSTLVPSLHEGDPLVVIAFLSTYRSFATPLQVLDLLFVRYLYFSPHSKEDEQVKSTLCTFLETWMDKNPEDFCDPSDLLPLKYLKGYLSMYMPHCDLSVRVKKLLTQLEEEQAKDSQVKDEEDSDLGRHTSSVPQLKKWLVCFKTDYIGDWAFAFA, encoded by the exons ATgttctcttgctgtcttcagactacTCGAGGTTCAGGCGTCAAGAAAGACAAGACCAGTCACCATGATGGTGTCTGGAGGCACAGGCTTCAGTCTTGCCTTAAAAACCTGTGGCCATTTTCCAAAAGGGGAAATAATTTGACCAAAGCCAGCCAAGGAATGGCCCACACAGACCTG ATGGAGCTTAGGAGAGAGTCATGCACCAGGGCACAGACTGTGGTTGAGCAGATGAGCACACTGGTTCCTTCTCTACATGAAGGGGACCCCTTGGTTGTCATAGCTTTTCTGTCCACATATAGAAGTTTTGCGACACCCCTACAGGTATTGGACCTGCTGTTTGTGAG GTACCTATACTTCAGCCCTCATTCTAAAGAGGATGAACAAGTAAAGAGCACCCTCTGTACCTTCCTGGAAACATGGATGGACAAGAATCCTGAGGACTTTTGTGACCCATCAGACCTGTTGCCTCTGAAATACCTGAAGGGCTACTTGAGTATGTACATGCCCCACTGTGATCTTAGTGTCCGTGTCAAGAAGCTCCTGACACAGTTGGAGGAAGAACAAGCCAAGGATTCCCAGGTCAAAGATGAGGAAGACTCAGATCTGGGGAGACACACATCCTCAGTACCACAG ttaaagaaat GGTTGGTCTGTTTCAAAACAGACTATATCGGTGACTGGGCTTTTGCTTTTGCATAA